A portion of the Mesobacillus sp. AQ2 genome contains these proteins:
- a CDS encoding nucleotidyltransferase-like protein has translation MEDILRSIYQERASHPNTVGVVAVEKRHKALAATDTFDVILLIIVKENEEPVFVKHYSYQDKKAAMHIVTEKQINDWLLTGSNKKIFDWLYNGKIIFDRNEKIADLKHELKEFPFFGRKIKMGIEFAKLIRRYSDGKMLFDNFNYLDAYNYVVHSLHHLARLAVIENGFHPEVTVWHQVKQIEPEIYKLYEELICSEETIEKRLELLFLASEFLIHKRTKVGSQHLVEVMEGEEYWAFSDLMSHPELLPYSVDLGILVEYLIDKKIIEVVNVETKGQGIYHRYYKVAEKLS, from the coding sequence ATGGAGGATATCCTTCGTTCGATTTATCAAGAACGTGCAAGCCACCCTAACACCGTAGGAGTGGTGGCGGTGGAGAAGAGACATAAAGCGCTCGCTGCGACCGATACATTTGATGTCATTTTGCTTATTATAGTGAAAGAAAATGAAGAACCTGTGTTTGTTAAACATTATTCCTATCAGGATAAAAAAGCCGCCATGCATATTGTAACCGAAAAGCAGATCAATGATTGGCTCCTAACTGGCAGCAATAAAAAGATTTTTGATTGGCTTTACAATGGGAAGATAATTTTTGATCGAAATGAAAAAATCGCTGATTTAAAACATGAACTTAAAGAATTTCCGTTTTTCGGACGCAAAATAAAAATGGGAATTGAGTTTGCCAAGTTGATCAGAAGGTACTCAGATGGCAAGATGCTATTTGATAACTTTAACTATTTGGATGCCTACAATTATGTTGTGCATTCATTGCATCATCTTGCAAGACTTGCAGTGATAGAGAATGGCTTTCATCCCGAAGTGACCGTCTGGCATCAAGTGAAGCAGATCGAGCCAGAAATCTATAAGTTATACGAAGAGTTAATTTGCAGTGAAGAGACAATAGAAAAAAGGCTTGAACTCTTGTTCCTGGCAAGCGAATTCCTGATCCACAAAAGGACAAAAGTAGGGAGCCAGCATTTAGTGGAAGTGATGGAAGGTGAAGAGTATTGGGCATTCAGTGACCTGATGTCCCATCCAGAACTTTTACCGTATTCTGTTGACCTAGGAATCCTTGTAGAGTATTTGATTGATAAGAAAATCATTGAAGTAGTAAACGTAGAAACGAAAGGACAGGGCATTTATCACAGATATTATAAGGTTGCTGAAAAGTTATCCTGA
- a CDS encoding YgzB family protein: MGKYSSKINKIRTFALSLIFIGFIVMYAGIFFRSSFVVMTIFMILGLLFIIASTVVYFWIGLLSTKTVQVVCPNCGKQTKMLGRVDICMYCNEPLTLDASLEGKEFDEQYNRKK; encoded by the coding sequence ATGGGTAAATATTCAAGTAAAATAAATAAAATCCGCACCTTTGCGTTAAGTCTTATCTTCATTGGCTTCATCGTTATGTATGCGGGTATCTTCTTCCGCAGCTCATTTGTGGTCATGACAATTTTTATGATCCTTGGATTGCTGTTTATTATTGCCAGCACGGTTGTCTATTTTTGGATTGGACTGTTATCGACAAAGACAGTTCAGGTAGTTTGCCCTAATTGCGGGAAACAAACGAAAATGCTTGGCAGGGTGGATATTTGCATGTATTGCAACGAACCGTTAACTCTAGATGCCTCTCTGGAAGGCAAGGAGTTCGATGAACAATACAATCGAAAAAAATAA